A region of Thermobifida halotolerans DNA encodes the following proteins:
- a CDS encoding DUF397 domain-containing protein yields the protein MSHELVFRKSSYSGQGVNCVEVAPISTDFRKSSHSGQDQNCLEVAPLPTPGAALRDSKHPSLGHLAFPSAAWGAFLAAARRDVL from the coding sequence ATGAGCCACGAACTGGTGTTCCGCAAGAGTAGTTACAGCGGCCAAGGGGTTAACTGTGTCGAGGTGGCCCCCATCTCCACCGACTTCCGCAAGAGCAGCCACAGCGGCCAAGATCAGAACTGCCTCGAAGTCGCCCCCCTCCCTACCCCCGGGGCCGCCCTCCGGGACTCCAAGCACCCTTCCCTCGGCCACTTGGCCTTCCCTTCCGCCGCGTGGGGGGCGTTCCTTGCCGCCGCGCGTCGCGACGTGCTCTGA
- a CDS encoding helix-turn-helix domain-containing protein — translation MRQPHSPSIRRRRLSAELRQARHQQSLTTKQVAQELKWAVGKLSKIENSETQTIKAADLDKLLNLYKVEEVEKREALHQLARDAKERGWWMKYRDVFGNEALPDFEAEASTVRAFESQVIPGLLQTPEYAEAIFRGGRYTDHGVIRRRVEARMTRREILTRFDPVHLRAVIDESALLRLIGGREVMAGQLRHLLHMAKMPHIDVQILPLAAGAHAALTAPFTILEFPSPLDPTIVCVETLNEALYLELPEDVQPYIAAFGDIQGSAVSAAQSATIVSKALKTLESSE, via the coding sequence ATGCGTCAGCCGCACAGCCCGTCCATCCGTCGCCGTCGTCTGTCTGCTGAACTTCGTCAAGCCCGTCACCAGCAGAGTTTGACCACCAAGCAGGTCGCCCAGGAACTCAAGTGGGCTGTGGGTAAGCTCAGCAAGATCGAGAATTCCGAGACGCAGACGATCAAGGCCGCTGACCTCGACAAACTGCTGAACCTCTACAAGGTTGAGGAAGTTGAGAAGCGTGAGGCCCTACACCAGCTCGCCCGCGACGCCAAGGAGCGGGGCTGGTGGATGAAGTATCGCGACGTGTTCGGCAACGAGGCGCTTCCGGACTTCGAGGCCGAGGCATCCACCGTCCGAGCATTCGAATCTCAGGTCATTCCCGGGCTGTTGCAGACTCCCGAGTACGCCGAAGCCATCTTCCGGGGCGGCAGGTACACCGACCACGGAGTGATCCGACGCCGGGTGGAGGCCCGCATGACGCGGCGGGAAATCCTCACCCGCTTCGACCCAGTCCATCTGCGCGCGGTCATCGACGAATCAGCCCTGCTGCGTCTGATCGGTGGGCGAGAGGTGATGGCCGGTCAACTCCGTCACCTACTGCACATGGCGAAGATGCCGCACATCGACGTGCAGATCCTGCCCTTGGCCGCAGGCGCACACGCCGCGCTGACCGCCCCGTTCACCATCCTGGAGTTCCCCAGTCCGCTCGACCCCACCATCGTGTGCGTGGAGACACTGAACGAAGCGCTCTACCTGGAGTTGCCCGAGGACGTGCAGCCGTATATCGCTGCTTTCGGGGATATACAGGGATCGGCGGTCAGTGCGGCACAATCTGCCACGATCGTCTCCAAAGCCCTTAAAACTCTAGAGAGCAGTGAATGA
- a CDS encoding ATP-binding protein, producing the protein MPLLAPPPLPSVTVPLGLVIPPGKEHYFDTTAKPVHYRCRSFEFRGETAFLPLVHAFLTTCAAGRDPDYAYLFRLLGVELATNAIQHTNSGQPGGTFTLHVVRTPTHMKLTCSDSGDGRIRPIRDPEYLAPLPIDPDREGGHGLALLDALATTWGDDGRQAFRRVWFTLDHDLAGSAWPTL; encoded by the coding sequence ATGCCGCTACTCGCACCACCCCCGCTACCCTCCGTCACTGTCCCGTTGGGACTGGTGATCCCGCCCGGCAAGGAGCACTACTTCGACACCACCGCCAAACCCGTGCACTACCGGTGCCGCTCCTTCGAGTTCCGAGGCGAGACGGCCTTCCTGCCCCTGGTCCACGCCTTCCTCACCACCTGCGCGGCCGGACGTGACCCCGACTACGCCTACCTCTTCCGCCTGCTCGGCGTGGAACTGGCCACCAACGCCATTCAGCACACCAACTCCGGCCAACCGGGCGGCACCTTCACCCTGCACGTGGTGCGCACCCCCACCCACATGAAGCTGACCTGCTCCGACTCCGGCGACGGCCGCATCCGTCCCATCCGCGACCCCGAGTACCTGGCCCCGCTGCCGATCGACCCCGACCGCGAGGGCGGCCACGGCCTGGCCCTCCTCGACGCCCTGGCCACCACCTGGGGCGACGACGGCCGCCAAGCCTTCCGCCGCGTCTGGTTCACCCTCGACCACGACCTGGCAGGAAGCGCCTGGCCCACCCTCTGA
- a CDS encoding DUF3099 domain-containing protein, producing MRTVVRDRWRNAPRRRRRYVVLMAVCLLLFALAVPVGMLAGVEWAIALCVVAAVIPPVAVFIANSPDPDDPREREARFGPNVRRRR from the coding sequence ATGAGAACCGTGGTCCGCGACCGCTGGCGCAACGCGCCGCGCCGCAGACGGCGCTACGTCGTGCTGATGGCGGTGTGCCTGCTCCTGTTCGCGCTGGCCGTCCCGGTGGGGATGCTCGCGGGCGTGGAGTGGGCCATCGCGCTGTGCGTGGTCGCGGCGGTCATCCCGCCGGTGGCGGTGTTCATCGCCAACTCCCCCGACCCCGACGACCCGAGGGAACGCGAGGCCAGGTTCGGCCCGAACGTGCGCCGACGGCGGTGA
- a CDS encoding phosphoribosyltransferase family protein codes for MTYTNRTDAGRRLATEAAQRLDGDDVVVLGLPRGGVPVAYELATALAAPLDVIVVRKIGVPFQPELAMGAIGEDRARVVDARVMSMAGADERDFAAVEERERQELERRVRQFRGDRPRMPLRGRTAVVVDDGIATGSTARAACQVARHLGARRVVVATPVGAPDAVERLEQEADEVICPQTPDDFSSIGQWYTDFTQTSDLEVTELLARAAVRPRTEHAPPSGGVDEEVEIQAGPIRLPGHLTVPEQAVGVVVFAHGSGSGRHSPRNREVAEALNRGGLGTLLFDLLSEAEAENRDNVFDIGLLAGRLAVAAEWVRERPETAKLPVGYFGASTGAAAALAAAAEPRSDVQAVVSRGGRPDLAGEALESVRAATLLIVGGDDPHVLDLNRQAQARLRCEHRLTVIPGATHLFEEPGALTTVAELARDWFTGHLARAPRPVRG; via the coding sequence ATGACGTACACCAACCGGACGGACGCGGGACGGCGGCTCGCCACGGAGGCGGCACAGCGGCTGGACGGCGACGACGTCGTCGTCCTCGGCCTGCCGCGCGGCGGCGTTCCCGTGGCCTACGAACTCGCCACCGCGCTCGCCGCGCCGCTGGACGTGATCGTGGTCCGCAAGATCGGCGTGCCGTTCCAACCGGAGCTGGCGATGGGCGCGATCGGGGAGGACCGCGCCCGCGTCGTCGACGCGCGCGTCATGTCCATGGCCGGGGCCGACGAACGCGACTTCGCCGCCGTGGAGGAGCGCGAACGGCAGGAACTGGAGCGCCGGGTACGCCAGTTCCGGGGAGACCGGCCGCGGATGCCGCTGCGCGGCCGCACCGCCGTGGTCGTCGACGACGGGATCGCCACCGGCTCCACGGCGCGCGCCGCCTGCCAGGTCGCCCGCCACCTGGGAGCGCGCCGGGTGGTGGTGGCCACCCCGGTGGGCGCGCCCGACGCGGTCGAACGGCTGGAACAGGAGGCCGACGAGGTGATCTGCCCGCAGACACCGGACGACTTCTCCTCCATCGGCCAGTGGTACACCGACTTCACCCAGACCTCCGACCTGGAGGTCACCGAACTGCTGGCGCGCGCCGCGGTGCGCCCCCGCACCGAGCACGCGCCGCCGAGCGGCGGGGTGGACGAGGAGGTCGAGATCCAGGCCGGTCCCATCCGGCTGCCGGGGCACCTGACCGTGCCGGAGCAGGCCGTGGGGGTCGTGGTGTTCGCGCACGGCAGCGGCAGCGGACGGCACTCGCCGCGCAACCGCGAGGTCGCCGAGGCGCTGAACCGGGGCGGACTCGGCACCCTGCTGTTCGACCTGCTCAGCGAGGCCGAGGCCGAGAACCGGGACAACGTGTTCGACATCGGCCTGCTGGCCGGACGGCTCGCCGTGGCGGCCGAGTGGGTGCGCGAACGCCCCGAGACGGCGAAGCTGCCGGTCGGCTACTTCGGCGCGAGCACCGGGGCCGCGGCGGCGCTGGCGGCGGCGGCCGAACCGCGCAGCGACGTCCAGGCCGTGGTGTCCCGGGGCGGACGCCCCGACCTGGCGGGGGAGGCCCTGGAGTCGGTGCGCGCCGCCACCCTGCTCATCGTCGGCGGCGACGACCCGCACGTGCTCGACCTCAACCGGCAGGCCCAGGCGCGGCTGCGCTGCGAGCACCGGCTCACCGTGATTCCCGGGGCCACCCACCTGTTCGAGGAGCCGGGCGCGCTGACCACCGTGGCGGAGCTGGCTCGCGACTGGTTCACCGGCCACCTGGCCCGGGCCCCGCGCCCGGTGCGGGGCTGA
- a CDS encoding oxygenase MpaB family protein, translating into MWVAGVRALMLQALHPVAMQGVWQRSDFRTDPTGRLLRTADYVAVTTYGSPAEVEQVAARVRRVHARLSFTDPATGRRHRVDEADLLLWVHCAEVTSYLEVVTRAGLRLSRAEADRYLAEQARTAAHVGLDPADVPASVDQMRRYLAAARPALRAGPEAVAAARYLMWPALPDRLAWLRPLKPLWLPVGALAYHTLPDWARRDYRLLPEPPGTQVAVTAALGALRAALHAVPTPLYNLLFDEVTVRRAEAADRRLAAAGYDVSRGLPGLRDPASWPPAEIRAAWSADPAS; encoded by the coding sequence ATGTGGGTGGCGGGGGTGCGCGCCCTCATGCTCCAGGCGCTGCACCCGGTGGCCATGCAGGGCGTGTGGCAGCGCTCCGACTTCCGGACCGACCCCACCGGCCGCCTGCTGCGCACCGCCGACTACGTCGCCGTCACCACCTACGGCAGCCCCGCCGAGGTCGAACAGGTCGCCGCCCGGGTGCGCCGGGTGCACGCGAGGCTGTCCTTCACCGACCCGGCCACCGGACGGCGGCACCGCGTCGACGAGGCCGACCTGCTGCTGTGGGTGCACTGCGCCGAGGTCACCTCCTACCTGGAGGTGGTGACCCGCGCGGGGCTGCGGCTCAGCCGCGCCGAGGCCGACCGCTACCTCGCCGAGCAGGCCCGCACCGCCGCCCACGTCGGACTCGACCCCGCCGACGTGCCCGCCTCGGTCGACCAGATGCGCCGCTACCTCGCCGCCGCCCGGCCCGCGCTGCGGGCCGGGCCCGAGGCCGTGGCGGCGGCGCGCTACCTGATGTGGCCCGCCCTGCCCGACCGGCTCGCCTGGCTGCGGCCGCTCAAGCCGCTGTGGCTGCCCGTGGGCGCGCTCGCCTACCACACGCTGCCCGACTGGGCCCGCCGCGACTACCGCCTGCTGCCCGAACCCCCGGGAACACAGGTGGCCGTCACCGCGGCCCTGGGCGCGCTGCGCGCCGCGCTGCACGCCGTGCCGACCCCGCTGTACAACCTGCTGTTCGACGAGGTCACCGTGCGCCGCGCCGAGGCCGCCGACCGCCGCCTCGCCGCGGCCGGATACGACGTCAGCCGCGGCCTGCCCGGACTGCGCGACCCCGCGTCCTGGCCACCGGCCGAGATCCGCGCCGCCTGGAGCGCCGACCCCGCCTCCTGA
- a CDS encoding MFS transporter: MPSPPPTALAAPAAERTGLLRDTAFLRLWAGTVASGLATWALPFVLGLAVLDGSLTAAGLGLVLAVRTAGFLAAVPVAGVLADRYSRRRVVGWAGAASALASPAIALGLDGSVAVMAAAAAVVGVGQGACRPAFQALTREVVDEPRRQQANAAMTLAVRVTTLLGPGLTALLATVTGTVPLLVGTGLLWLAAAALPPRGAAAPTAPPRRDPFHTEFLDGLREARRHPWFLAGLGALTAVIATGYSATGVLLPEASREHYGTEAVLAAALTGYTAGALAGALLMARWRPRAQGWAALAGLACYGFAPLSLLAPAHPAVVVAAYVVAGVGVELFNVPWFTAAQREVDPSRLARVSSLDFLLSYGLAPVGLALIAPAADALGAPTVLGVCALVCFLAPAAAALAPGARHFSRRPPAQGGRE; encoded by the coding sequence GTGCCCTCCCCACCGCCCACCGCCCTGGCCGCCCCCGCCGCGGAGCGGACGGGTCTGCTGCGCGACACCGCCTTCCTGCGCCTGTGGGCGGGCACCGTCGCGTCCGGACTGGCCACCTGGGCGCTGCCGTTCGTCCTCGGCCTCGCCGTGCTCGACGGCTCCCTCACCGCCGCGGGCCTCGGCCTGGTGCTCGCCGTCCGCACCGCCGGATTCCTCGCCGCGGTCCCCGTCGCCGGGGTCCTGGCCGACCGCTACTCCCGCCGGCGGGTCGTGGGCTGGGCGGGAGCGGCATCGGCGCTGGCCTCCCCGGCCATCGCGCTCGGCCTGGACGGGTCCGTCGCCGTCATGGCCGCCGCCGCGGCCGTGGTCGGCGTCGGGCAGGGCGCCTGCCGCCCCGCCTTCCAGGCCCTCACCCGCGAGGTCGTCGACGAACCGCGCCGCCAGCAGGCCAACGCCGCCATGACGCTGGCCGTGCGGGTCACCACCCTGCTGGGGCCGGGCCTGACCGCGCTGCTCGCCACCGTCACCGGGACCGTGCCCCTGCTGGTCGGCACCGGCCTGCTCTGGCTGGCCGCGGCGGCGCTCCCACCCCGGGGCGCCGCCGCGCCGACGGCGCCGCCGCGACGGGACCCCTTCCACACCGAGTTCCTCGACGGCCTGCGGGAGGCGCGCCGCCACCCCTGGTTCCTCGCGGGACTGGGCGCGCTCACCGCCGTCATCGCCACCGGCTACTCGGCGACCGGGGTCCTGCTCCCCGAGGCCAGCAGGGAGCACTACGGAACGGAGGCGGTGCTGGCCGCGGCGCTGACCGGCTACACCGCCGGGGCGCTCGCGGGGGCGCTGCTCATGGCGCGCTGGAGGCCCCGCGCCCAGGGGTGGGCCGCGCTGGCCGGACTCGCCTGCTACGGGTTCGCGCCGCTGAGCCTGCTGGCCCCCGCGCATCCCGCGGTGGTGGTCGCCGCCTACGTCGTGGCGGGGGTGGGGGTCGAACTGTTCAACGTCCCGTGGTTCACCGCCGCGCAGCGCGAGGTCGACCCGAGCCGCCTCGCCCGGGTCTCCTCGCTGGACTTCCTGCTGTCCTACGGGCTCGCCCCGGTGGGACTCGCCCTCATCGCCCCCGCCGCCGACGCCCTGGGCGCGCCGACCGTTCTGGGCGTCTGCGCCCTCGTGTGCTTCCTGGCGCCCGCGGCCGCCGCGCTCGCCCCCGGGGCCCGGCACTTCTCCCGCAGGCCACCCGCCCAGGGCGGCCGGGAGTGA
- a CDS encoding methyltransferase, giving the protein MDHPLVAQLPPPLPADRVIAVNQPRTDLASHRSYTWNGWTLDVPPGVFLPGATSRMIHQRVLDGGIDVRGRRYAAMGVGLGVEAVAAGLRGAREIYAIDVHADSVATTARHYARLVGDRPATRFVPVVGNVFDGLPDGVRLDVVTFNPPAVSQPVSDDPDVVRNVCVGASLLETFFAQLAGRDLLAPGGEVFVIVSNTADLRRIVGAALDHGLAPEIGHRHDWGDGVVTLLFRFTRGEGA; this is encoded by the coding sequence GTGGACCACCCCCTGGTCGCCCAGCTCCCCCCTCCCCTGCCCGCCGACCGCGTCATCGCCGTCAACCAGCCCAGGACCGACCTGGCCTCCCACCGCTCCTACACCTGGAACGGCTGGACCCTCGACGTGCCGCCCGGCGTCTTCCTGCCCGGCGCCACCAGCCGGATGATCCACCAGCGCGTCCTCGACGGCGGGATCGACGTCCGCGGCCGACGCTACGCCGCCATGGGCGTCGGCCTGGGCGTCGAGGCGGTGGCCGCCGGACTGCGCGGAGCCCGGGAGATCTACGCCATCGACGTGCACGCCGACAGCGTCGCCACGACCGCGCGCCACTACGCCCGCCTCGTCGGCGACCGCCCCGCCACCAGGTTCGTCCCCGTCGTCGGGAACGTCTTCGACGGCCTCCCCGACGGAGTGCGACTCGACGTCGTCACCTTCAACCCGCCCGCCGTCAGCCAGCCCGTCAGCGACGACCCCGACGTCGTGCGCAACGTGTGCGTGGGCGCGTCGCTGCTGGAGACGTTCTTCGCCCAACTCGCCGGACGGGACCTGCTGGCCCCCGGCGGCGAGGTGTTCGTCATCGTCTCCAACACCGCCGACCTGCGCCGCATCGTCGGCGCCGCCCTCGACCACGGCCTCGCCCCCGAGATCGGCCACCGGCACGACTGGGGCGACGGCGTGGTGACCCTGCTGTTCCGCTTCACCCGCGGGGAGGGCGCGTGA
- a CDS encoding Rossmann-like domain-containing protein has translation MLAGLSGLSGPAAPTATSVFWLHHGTRLADGDTTYLNHYVLVRAGRAFGACAFEPGEVDAAVCAEASGRPLADLLRAGPLPLRLAALDACLARSLPHRDDPRAEAVPLPAGTPQERALARDAAVAGLLDIPPGAKVALIGVVNPLVAAIRERGGECLPCDLNLRTTRWGDPVTADMDEVLDAADAVVATGMTLGNGTFDEILRRCRLRGTPLVVYAQSGSAVARAFLGSGVTALSAEPFPFSQFSAETTTLYRYRAEHEA, from the coding sequence GTGCTCGCCGGCCTGTCCGGCCTGTCCGGTCCGGCCGCGCCCACCGCCACCAGCGTGTTCTGGCTGCACCACGGCACCCGGCTGGCCGACGGGGACACCACCTACCTCAACCACTACGTCCTGGTCCGGGCGGGCCGCGCGTTCGGCGCGTGCGCCTTCGAACCCGGCGAGGTGGACGCCGCCGTCTGCGCCGAGGCGTCCGGCCGCCCCCTCGCCGACCTGCTGCGCGCGGGCCCGCTCCCGCTGCGCCTGGCCGCCCTCGACGCCTGCCTGGCCCGCTCCCTCCCCCACCGCGACGATCCCCGCGCCGAGGCGGTGCCCCTGCCCGCGGGCACCCCCCAGGAGCGGGCCCTGGCCCGCGACGCCGCCGTCGCCGGGCTCCTCGACATCCCGCCGGGCGCGAAGGTGGCCCTGATCGGCGTCGTCAACCCGCTGGTCGCGGCGATCCGCGAGCGCGGCGGCGAGTGCCTGCCCTGCGACCTCAACCTGCGCACCACCCGGTGGGGCGACCCCGTCACCGCCGACATGGACGAGGTCCTCGACGCCGCCGACGCCGTCGTCGCCACCGGCATGACCCTGGGCAACGGCACCTTCGACGAGATCCTGCGCCGCTGCCGCCTGCGCGGGACGCCGCTGGTGGTCTACGCCCAGAGCGGCAGCGCCGTGGCGCGCGCCTTCCTCGGCTCCGGCGTCACCGCCCTGTCCGCCGAGCCCTTCCCCTTCTCCCAGTTCAGCGCGGAGACCACGACGCTCTACCGCTACCGCGCGGAGCACGAGGCATGA